Proteins co-encoded in one uncultured Draconibacterium sp. genomic window:
- a CDS encoding heavy metal translocating P-type ATPase metal-binding domain-containing protein: MGKKEENNCVHCGADCGNNPVVWNELNFCCNGCKTVYQLLNENKLYNYYNLEETPGIKVEATTEFGNKYAFLDNDEVKEKLISFSEGSISKVKFYVPVIHCASCIWLLEHLQKLHNGIRHSFVNFTRKEVDITFDEKKISLRQLVELLASIHYIPDLSQSLSDKKEDKSYKKLLYKIGVAGFVFINVMTYSLPAYFNGEPLSDKLQSLFSILSYILVIPVVFYSGSDYYISAIKNLLKKNISIDLPIALGIIVLFLVTSYEVIFTGNPGYSDSLSGLIFFLLVGKWYQSKTYEALSFDRNYKSYFPIAVTKINKQIEESILIEKIEVDDELIIRNKELVPADSELVDGEGRIDYSFVTGESTPIVKKPGDFIYAGGRQMGGIIRIKVKKEVNQSHLTKLWNQDKSYEKPSDSLKTLSDRISQYFTLIVIAVAILGFTFWAIKGEYHTAIFVFTAVLIVACPCALALSIPFTFGNTMRIFGKRGLYIKNTDVIEKLSHINNIVFDKTGTLTQPNQNKVIYSGTELSESEKEAVFSLTRQSTHPLSTALSQSFNGSSYHNPEHFVEVAGRGIFGKANNLNLRIGSEEYVTNTPSPKKKKTSVVYVAIEGELKGYFTISNQYRAGFKNVLSSLKQRFSLFLISGDNDAEAENLSSFFDREHMLFNQKPGDKAAFIKSRQNKGNTVLMTGDGLNDAGALMQSDVALTIADKVYHFSPASDAVLEAEQFSQLANFIRFTKTSLNIVKLSFLISFCYNIVGITFALSGNLSPVIAAILMPISSVSVVAFATFATRLAGRIKLQKTVKQ, from the coding sequence ATGGGGAAAAAGGAGGAAAATAACTGTGTACATTGTGGCGCCGATTGTGGGAATAATCCAGTGGTTTGGAACGAGCTAAATTTTTGTTGCAACGGTTGTAAAACGGTTTATCAGCTCCTGAACGAAAACAAACTTTACAATTACTACAACCTGGAAGAAACACCGGGAATAAAGGTGGAAGCCACCACCGAATTCGGCAATAAATATGCTTTTCTAGATAACGATGAGGTAAAGGAAAAACTGATCTCGTTTTCCGAAGGTAGCATCTCGAAAGTGAAATTTTATGTGCCGGTTATCCACTGCGCTTCGTGCATTTGGTTGCTCGAGCACCTTCAGAAACTGCACAACGGCATCCGCCATTCCTTTGTTAATTTTACCCGAAAAGAGGTTGACATTACTTTCGATGAAAAGAAAATCTCGCTTCGACAGCTTGTAGAACTGCTGGCATCCATTCATTACATCCCCGACCTGTCGCAAAGTTTAAGCGACAAAAAGGAAGATAAATCCTACAAAAAACTTCTGTATAAAATTGGCGTTGCAGGCTTCGTGTTTATTAATGTAATGACCTACAGTTTGCCTGCTTATTTTAACGGCGAACCGCTGAGCGACAAATTACAATCGCTATTTAGTATTCTTAGTTATATTCTGGTCATTCCGGTAGTATTTTACAGTGGCAGCGACTATTATATTTCGGCTATTAAAAACCTGCTGAAAAAGAACATAAGCATCGATTTGCCTATTGCGCTGGGAATAATTGTGCTCTTCCTGGTAACCAGCTACGAGGTAATTTTTACCGGCAATCCTGGTTATAGCGACAGTTTATCGGGTCTCATCTTTTTTCTGCTGGTAGGCAAATGGTACCAAAGCAAAACCTACGAAGCGCTTTCGTTCGACCGGAATTACAAATCATATTTTCCGATTGCGGTTACCAAGATCAATAAACAAATTGAAGAAAGCATTCTGATTGAGAAGATCGAAGTAGATGATGAGTTGATTATCCGCAACAAAGAGCTTGTTCCGGCAGATTCAGAACTCGTTGACGGTGAAGGCCGAATTGATTACAGTTTTGTTACCGGCGAGTCGACACCGATTGTTAAAAAGCCCGGCGATTTCATTTATGCGGGTGGACGCCAAATGGGCGGGATTATTCGCATTAAAGTGAAAAAGGAGGTGAACCAAAGTCACCTCACCAAACTCTGGAACCAGGATAAATCGTACGAAAAGCCCAGCGACTCACTAAAAACTTTGTCCGACCGAATTAGCCAATACTTTACTTTAATTGTTATTGCCGTTGCCATCCTGGGCTTTACTTTTTGGGCCATCAAAGGTGAATATCATACGGCCATTTTTGTTTTTACAGCGGTATTAATTGTGGCTTGTCCGTGTGCATTAGCACTTTCCATTCCGTTTACTTTTGGCAACACCATGCGTATTTTTGGCAAGCGGGGGCTTTACATCAAAAACACCGATGTAATTGAAAAACTTTCGCACATTAACAACATTGTTTTTGATAAAACCGGCACTTTAACGCAGCCCAACCAAAACAAGGTGATTTATTCGGGTACCGAACTTTCAGAATCGGAAAAAGAAGCTGTTTTTTCGCTTACGCGTCAATCGACTCATCCGCTGAGTACAGCACTTTCGCAATCGTTCAACGGATCATCATACCACAACCCGGAACACTTTGTTGAAGTGGCCGGACGTGGAATTTTTGGGAAAGCAAACAACCTGAATCTGCGAATTGGATCGGAAGAATACGTAACAAATACACCTTCCCCGAAAAAGAAAAAAACATCGGTGGTTTATGTAGCTATCGAAGGAGAACTGAAAGGATATTTTACCATTAGCAACCAATACCGCGCGGGTTTCAAAAACGTATTAAGCTCATTGAAACAACGTTTTAGCCTATTTCTTATTTCTGGCGATAACGATGCCGAAGCCGAAAACCTCTCGTCATTTTTTGATAGAGAGCACATGCTTTTCAATCAGAAACCCGGAGATAAAGCAGCCTTTATAAAATCGCGACAAAACAAAGGAAATACCGTGCTTATGACCGGCGATGGATTAAACGATGCCGGCGCATTGATGCAAAGCGATGTGGCCCTGACGATTGCGGATAAAGTTTACCACTTCTCTCCAGCCAGCGATGCCGTTTTAGAAGCCGAACAATTTAGTCAGCTAGCTAATTTTATCCGCTTCACAAAAACCTCGCTGAACATTGTAAAACTTAGCTTCCTCATTTCCTTCTGTTACAATATCGTTGGAATTACTTTTGCCCTTAGCGGAAATCTTTCGCCTGTAATAGCT
- a CDS encoding sulfite exporter TauE/SafE family protein — MTIFISALILGLMGSFHCAGMCGPIAIALPLHGNTIPQKIFGGTLYNLGRTITYGIMGAIFGLLGQGLQLIGFQQKVSVIMGALMIISVLFPKLFKNQYKMDKSWFSAVGKLKKKIGEMFSIRSFQSLFFIGMLNGLLPCGLVYMAIAGAIGTGGVAEGSLYMILFGLGTIPMLLAISLAGNAMSLAVRKKINKLIPVLVVVVGILFVLRGLSLGIPYLSPPKQKIEQKFEKSLEKESAQMHTETKGDCCKVD, encoded by the coding sequence ATGACAATTTTTATTTCAGCACTTATTTTAGGACTAATGGGCAGTTTTCACTGTGCCGGAATGTGTGGACCTATTGCAATTGCATTGCCACTTCACGGAAATACTATACCTCAAAAAATATTTGGAGGAACGTTATACAATCTGGGGCGCACAATAACCTACGGGATTATGGGAGCTATTTTTGGGCTTCTCGGACAAGGACTTCAACTCATCGGTTTTCAGCAAAAAGTTTCGGTGATTATGGGAGCGCTGATGATCATCTCTGTGCTATTCCCAAAACTCTTTAAAAACCAGTACAAAATGGATAAAAGCTGGTTTTCGGCAGTGGGAAAACTGAAAAAGAAAATTGGTGAAATGTTCTCCATCCGTTCCTTTCAAAGTCTGTTTTTTATTGGCATGCTAAATGGTCTGCTTCCTTGTGGATTGGTTTATATGGCTATTGCCGGAGCCATTGGCACAGGTGGTGTTGCCGAAGGTTCACTGTATATGATCCTTTTTGGCTTGGGAACAATTCCGATGTTACTGGCTATTTCACTGGCAGGAAACGCAATGAGCTTAGCGGTACGCAAGAAGATCAACAAGCTAATTCCTGTACTGGTTGTGGTTGTTGGAATTTTGTTTGTGTTGCGGGGATTAAGTTTGGGCATCCCCTATTTAAGTCCGCCAAAACAAAAAATTGAGCAGAAATTTGAAAAAAGTCTGGAAAAAGAAAGTGCGCAAATGCATACCGAGACTAAAGGAGATTGTTGTAAAGTGGATTAG
- a CDS encoding FixH family protein translates to MKFNWGTGIFLFLALFLAGSAVFIVFAVRQPVNLVHKDYYEKGVDYSEQMNVNARSKPFARSFDVNLNNEAMVVTIENDLATKIDSGNMQLYRPSDYTKDIRHEILTGNRSIKFPKTELITGRYILKFTWYTNGLRYEVDRPVSIQ, encoded by the coding sequence ATGAAGTTTAATTGGGGTACAGGGATATTTCTTTTTCTGGCGTTGTTTTTAGCCGGATCAGCTGTTTTTATTGTATTTGCAGTGCGCCAACCGGTAAACCTGGTGCATAAAGATTATTACGAAAAAGGTGTTGACTATTCCGAACAGATGAATGTAAATGCCCGATCGAAACCATTTGCCCGGTCATTTGATGTGAACCTAAACAACGAGGCAATGGTAGTAACTATCGAGAATGATCTGGCAACAAAAATCGATTCAGGCAATATGCAATTATATCGCCCCTCGGATTATACAAAAGACATCAGGCACGAAATTTTGACGGGAAACAGATCGATCAAATTCCCAAAAACCGAATTGATAACCGGCAGATATATTTTGAAATTTACGTGGTACACCAACGGTTTACGCTATGAAGTTGACCGCCCTGTAAGTATTCAGTAA
- the ccoG gene encoding cytochrome c oxidase accessory protein CcoG, with translation MANQELDFRDYPINWDERGGRKWIYAKKPSGKWFNRRTIVSYFLLLFWIGVPFIRINGHPLILLDIAHRKFIIFGAIFWAQDTFILALLMLSFVLFVVLFTVTFGRLWCGWTCPQTIFLEMVFRKIEYLIEGDYRERHKLDNSPWNTKKIVKKTLKHGIFILISIAMTNVFLMWFIGSDRWLEMIQEPIRQNLSGFLVMLLVSAFFYWVYSFFREQICTMVCPYGRMQGVLLDSKSIAVTYDYVRGEPRGGHSDGDCTDCKQCISVCPTGIDIRNGSQLECINCTACIDQCNKIMHVTGKPPGLIRYASEAQIKGQQNSIWNTRNRAYSVVLLLIFSFFVYTLFTRPVLETTILRSPGLLYQEQDSTLSNVYNIKIVNKTHDELPLELRVISHNGKIQMAGNKIILKDQDMYESTFILFLPKSEVTSDKTEVEFGVFSNNELIETYKASFVGP, from the coding sequence ATGGCAAATCAAGAACTCGACTTCAGAGACTACCCCATTAACTGGGACGAGCGGGGAGGACGCAAATGGATATATGCCAAAAAGCCTTCGGGAAAATGGTTTAACCGACGAACCATCGTTAGCTATTTTCTATTGTTGTTTTGGATTGGTGTACCATTTATTCGGATAAATGGCCATCCACTGATTTTACTCGATATTGCCCACCGGAAATTTATCATTTTCGGAGCCATATTTTGGGCGCAGGATACTTTTATCCTGGCACTATTAATGCTGTCGTTTGTTCTTTTTGTGGTATTGTTTACAGTAACCTTTGGTCGATTATGGTGCGGATGGACTTGTCCGCAAACCATATTTCTGGAAATGGTATTTCGCAAAATTGAATACTTAATTGAAGGTGATTACCGCGAGCGCCACAAACTAGATAACAGTCCGTGGAACACAAAAAAAATCGTTAAAAAAACACTGAAACACGGAATTTTCATTCTCATTTCAATTGCCATGACCAATGTTTTTCTGATGTGGTTTATTGGCAGCGATCGTTGGCTTGAAATGATACAAGAGCCGATCCGCCAAAACCTTTCCGGTTTTTTGGTGATGTTACTTGTATCGGCTTTTTTTTATTGGGTGTATTCGTTTTTCCGCGAACAAATTTGTACAATGGTCTGCCCTTACGGACGTATGCAGGGCGTTTTGCTCGACTCGAAATCGATTGCCGTTACTTACGATTATGTACGTGGTGAACCGCGCGGCGGACACAGCGATGGAGATTGTACCGATTGTAAACAGTGTATTTCTGTGTGCCCAACCGGAATTGATATCCGCAACGGCTCGCAGCTTGAATGTATCAACTGCACCGCCTGTATCGACCAGTGTAACAAAATTATGCATGTTACCGGCAAACCTCCGGGTTTAATTCGCTACGCCTCGGAGGCCCAAATAAAAGGTCAGCAAAATTCAATATGGAATACGCGTAATCGCGCTTATTCGGTTGTGCTGCTGCTTATCTTCTCGTTTTTTGTATACACACTGTTTACGAGGCCGGTACTGGAAACAACTATTTTACGCTCACCGGGTTTGCTTTACCAGGAACAGGATTCTACTTTATCGAACGTTTACAACATTAAAATAGTAAATAAAACACACGACGAACTTCCGCTTGAATTGCGTGTTATCTCTCATAATGGCAAAATTCAAATGGCCGGAAATAAGATAATTCTGAAGGATCAGGATATGTACGAATCAACATTTATTCTTTTCTTGCCAAAAAGCGAAGTTACGAGCGACAAAACAGAAGTTGAATTTGGCGTCTTCAGCAATAATGAATTAATTGAGACTTATAAAGCCAGTTTTGTTGGGCCTTGA
- a CDS encoding cbb3-type cytochrome c oxidase N-terminal domain-containing protein, which yields MSDKNKQILEQDEHLMDHDYDGIKELDNPPPRWIMMLFYITIGWSIIYGAYYFWLKEGNTQDEEYAQKSMKHDAKYQIASLSADDLVAFTDEKSLAEGKQIYTDLACMACHGMNGEGNAIGPNLTDDYTLHGCDFESAFNTIKNGVPAKGMTAYKTQMSDEKIQKVASYIMSLRGTNPANAKDPQGEKCE from the coding sequence ATGTCAGATAAAAACAAACAGATACTGGAGCAGGATGAACACCTGATGGACCACGACTACGATGGTATTAAGGAGTTGGATAATCCGCCACCACGATGGATTATGATGTTATTCTATATCACCATTGGCTGGTCGATTATCTACGGAGCCTATTATTTCTGGTTAAAAGAAGGCAACACGCAGGATGAAGAATATGCACAAAAATCAATGAAACACGATGCAAAATACCAGATCGCGTCGCTCTCGGCTGACGACCTTGTTGCTTTTACCGATGAAAAATCACTTGCTGAAGGAAAGCAAATTTACACTGATTTAGCTTGTATGGCCTGCCACGGTATGAACGGAGAAGGAAATGCAATTGGCCCGAACCTGACGGATGATTACACGCTACACGGATGTGATTTTGAGAGTGCTTTCAACACCATTAAAAATGGTGTCCCGGCAAAAGGAATGACCGCTTATAAAACACAGATGAGCGATGAAAAAATCCAAAAAGTGGCCAGCTATATCATGTCGCTCAGAGGAACAAATCCGGCCAATGCCAAAGATCCGCAAGGAGAAAAATGTGAGTAA